A portion of the Homo sapiens chromosome 16, GRCh38.p14 Primary Assembly genome contains these proteins:
- the ATXN2L gene encoding ataxin-2-like protein isoform 18 (isoform 18 is encoded by transcript variant 24), with protein MLKPQPLQQPSQPQQPPPTQQAVARRPPGGTSPPNGGLPGPLATSAAPPGPPAAASPCLGPVAAAGSGLRRGAEGILAPQPPPPQQHQERPGAAAIGSARGQSTGKGPPQSPVFEGVYNNSRMLHFLTAVVGSTCDVKVKNGTTYEGIFKTLSSKFELAVDAVHRKASEPAGGPRREDIVDTMVFKPSDVMLVHFRNVDFNYATKDKFTDSAIAMNSKVNGEHKEKVLQRWEGGDSNSDDYDLESDMSNGWDPNEMFKFNEENYGVKTTYDSSLSSYTVPLEKDNSEEFRQRELRAAQLAREIESSPQYRLRIAMENDDGRTEEEKHSAVQRQGSGRESPSLASREGKYIPLPQRVREGPRGGVRCSSSRGGRPGLSSLPPRGPHHLDNSSPGPGSEARGINGGPSRMSPKAQRPLRGAKTLSSPSNRPSGETSVPPPPAAPPFLPVGRMYPPRSPKSAAPAPISASCPEPPIGSAVPTSSASIPVTSSVSDPGVGSISPASPKISLAPTDVKELSTKEPGRTLEPQELARIAGKVPGLQNEQKRFQLEELRKFGAQFKLQPSSSPENSLDPFPPRILKEEPKGKEKEVDGLLTSEPMGSPVSSKTESVSDKEDKPPLAPSGGTEGPEQPPPPCPSQTGSPPVGLIKGEDKDEGPVAEQVKKSTLNPNAKEFNPTKPLLSVNKSTSTPTSPGPRTHSTPSIPVLTAGQSGLYSPQYISYIPQIHMGPAVQAPQMYPYPVSNSVPGQQGKYRGAKGSLPPQRSDQHQPASAPPMMQAAAAAGPPLVAATPYSSYIPYNPQQFPGQPAMMQPMAHYPSQPVFAPMLQSNPRMLTSGSHPQAIVSSSTPQYPSAEQPTPQALYATVHQSYPHHATQLHAHQPQPATTPTGSQPQSQHAAPSPVQHQAGQAPHLGSGQPQQNLYHPGALTGTPPSLPPGPSAQSPQSSFPQPAAVYAIHHQQLPHGFTNMAHVTQAHVQTGITAAPPPHPGAPHPPQVMLLHPPQSHGGPPQGAVPQSGVPALSASTPSPYPYIGHPQGEQPGQAPGFPGGADDRIPPLPPPGELKIVLAAT; from the exons ATGTTGAAGCCTCAGCCGCTACAACAGccctcccagccccagcagcCGCCCCCCACGCAACAGGCCGTGGCCCGTCGGCCCCCCGGGGGCACCAGCCCTCCCAACGGCGGCCTCCCGGGGCCGCTGGCCACCTCTGCGGCTCCTCCCGGGCCTCCAGCGGCCGCCTCCCCCTGCCTGGGGCCTGTGGCCGCTGCCGGGAGCGGGCTCCGCCGGGGAGCCGAAGGCATCTTGgcgccgcagccgccgccgccgcagcaaCACCAGGAGAGGCCGGGGGCAGCCGCCATCGGCAGCGCCAG ggGACAGAGCACAGGAAAGGGACCCCCACAGTCACCT GTGTTTGAAGGCGTCTACAACAATTCCAGAATGCTGCATTTCCTTACAGCTGTTGTG GGCTCCACTTGTGATGTAAAGGTGAAAAATGGTACCACTTATGAGGGTATCTTCAAGACGCTAAGCTCAAAG TTTGAACTAGCCGTGGATGCTGTGCACCGGAAAGCATCTGAGCCAGCAGGTGGCCCTCGTCGGGAGGACATTGTGGACACCATGGTGTTTAAGCCAAGTGATGTCATGCTTGTTCACTTCCGAAATGTTGACTTCAACTATGCTACTAAAG ACAAGTTCACCGATTCAGCCATTGCCATGAACTCGAAAGTGAATGGGGAACACAAAGAGAAGGTGCTTCAGCGCTGGGAGGGGGGTGACAGCAACAGCGACGACTATGACCTCGAGTCTGACATG tccAATGGATGGGACCCCAATGAAATGTTCAAGTTCAATGAGGAGAACTACGGTGTGAAGACTACCTATGATAGCAGTCTTTCTTCTTATAC GGTGCCCTTAGAAAAGGACAACTCAGAAGAGTTTCGTCAGCGAGAGCTGCGTGCGGCCCAGTTGGCTCGAGAGATTGAATCAAGCCCCCAGTACCGCCTACGGATCGCCATGGAGAACGACGATGGGCGCACTGAAGAGGAGAAGCACAGTGCAGTCCAGCGGCAGGGCTCAGGGCGGGAGAGCCCCAGCTTGGCATCCAG GGAGGGGAAGTATATCCCTCTGCCTCAACGAGTCCGGGAAGGTCCCCGGGGAGGAGTTCGATGCAGCAGCTCTCGGGGCGGTCGGCCTGGCCTTAGCTCTTTGCCACCTCGTGGCCCTCACCATCTGGACAACAGCAGCCCTGGCCCAGGTTCTGAGGCCCGTGGTATCAATGGAG gcCCTTCCCGCATGTCCCCAAAGGCACAACGGCCTCTGAGAGGTGCCAAGACTCTGTCTTCGCCCAGTAATAGGCCTTCTGGAGAAACTTCTGTTCCACCTCCTCCTGCAG CTCCCCCTTTTCTTCCAGTGGGCCGGATGTATCCCCCGCGTTCTCCCAAGTCTGCTGCCCCTGCCCCAATCTCAGCTTCCTGTCCAGAGCCTCCCATCGGCTCGGCAGTGCCAACCTCTTCAGCCTCCATCCCTGTGACCTCATCAGTCTCAGATCCTGGAGTGGGCTCCATTTCTCCAGCTTCTCCAAAGATCTCCCTGGCCCCCACAGATG TAAAAGAACTCTCTACCAAGGAACCTGGGAGAACTCTGGAGCCCCAGGAGCTGGCTCGGATAGCTGGGAAAG TCCCTGGTCTTCAGAATGAACAGAAACGATTCCAACTGGAAGAACTGAGAAAGTTTGGGGCCCAGTTTAAG CTTCAGCCCAGTAGCTCCCCTGAGAACAGCCTGGATCCTTTTCCTCCCCGGATCTTAAAGGAGGAGcccaaaggaaaggagaaagaggttgatgGTCTGTTGACTTCAGAGCCCATGGGGTCTCCCGTCTCCTCCAAGACAGAGTCCGTATCGGATAAGGAGGACAAACCACCCCTGGCACCATCAGGAGGCACTGAGGGGCCAGAGCAGCCCCCACCACCTTGTCCAAGCCAAACTGGCAGCCCCCCGGTGGGCCTCATCAAGGGAGAAGACAAAGATGAGGGCCCTGTTGCTGA ACAAGTAAAGAAATCAACGTTGAACCCTAATGCTAAGGAGTTCAATCCTACAAAGCCTCTGCTGTCTGTG AATAAATCCACCAGTACCCCAACTTCTCCGGGGCCCCGGACTCATTCAACTCCCTCCATCCCGGTGCTGACAGCAGGCCAGAGTGGGCTATACAGCCCCCAGTACATCTCCTACATACCTCAGATCCACATGGGACCAGCTGTGCAG GCACCTCAGATGTATCCATATCCTGTATCCAATTCAGTGCCTGGGCAGCAGGGCAAGTACCGGGGAGCAAAAG gcTCCCTTCCTCCGCAGCGCTCGGACCAACACCAGCCAGCCTCAGCCCCGCCGATGATGCAGGCCGCCGCGGCTGCTGGCCCGCCTCTGGTGGCTGCCACGCCCTATTCTTCCTACATCCCCTACAACCCTCAGCAGTTCCCAGGCCAGCCAGCCATGATGCAGCCCATGGCCCACTACCCCTCACAG CCGGTGTTTGCCCCCATGCTTCAGAGCAACCCACGCATGCTGACGTCGGGCAGCCATCCCCAGGCCATCGTGTCATCCTCTACCCCTCAGTACCCTTCTGCAGAGCAGCCTACCCCCCAAGCCCTTTATG CCACTGTTCACCAGTCCTACCCACACCATGCCACACAGCTCCATGCCCACCAGCCGCAGCCGGCTACCACGCCTACTGGAAGCCAGCCGCAGTCCCAGCATGCGGCCCCCAGTCCTGTCCAG CATCAGGCGGGGCAGGCCCCACACTTGGGCAGTGGACAGCCACAGCAGAATCTGTACCACCCAGGGGCCCTGACAGGCACGCCGCCCTCTCTGCCACCGGGACCTTCTGCCCAGTCCCCTCAGAGCAGCTTCCCCCAGCCAGCCGCTGTGTATGCCATCCACCACCAGCAGCTGCCCCACGGCTtcaccaacatggcccatgttACCCAG gCCCATGTCCAAACTGGAATCACAGCAGCCCCGCCCCCTCACCCTGGGGCTCCCCACCCgccccaggtgatgctgctgcaCCCACCCCAGAGTCATGGGGGGCCCCCCCAAGGCGCGGTGCCCCAGAGTGGGGTGCCTGCACTCTCAGCTTCCACACCCTCACCCTACCCCTACATCGGACACCCCCAAGGTGAGCAGCCTGGCCAGGCGCCTGGATTTCCAGGAGGAGCCGATGACAGGATTC CTCCCCTTCCACCCCCCGGGGAACTGAAGATTGTCCTGGCCGCGACCTGA
- the ATXN2L gene encoding ataxin-2-like protein isoform 3 (isoform 3 is encoded by transcript variant 10): protein MLKPQPLQQPSQPQQPPPTQQAVARRPPGGTSPPNGGLPGPLATSAAPPGPPAAASPCLGPVAAAGSGLRRGAEGILAPQPPPPQQHQERPGAAAIGSARGQSTGKGPPQSPVFEGVYNNSRMLHFLTAVVGSTCDVKVKNGTTYEGIFKTLSSKFELAVDAVHRKASEPAGGPRREDIVDTMVFKPSDVMLVHFRNVDFNYATKDKFTDSAIAMNSKVNGEHKEKVLQRWEGGDSNSDDYDLESDMSNGWDPNEMFKFNEENYGVKTTYDSSLSSYTVPLEKDNSEEFRQRELRAAQLAREIESSPQYRLRIAMENDDGRTEEEKHSAVQRQGSGRESPSLASREGKYIPLPQRVREGPRGGVRCSSSRGGRPGLSSLPPRGPHHLDNSSPGPGSEARGINGGPSRMSPKAQRPLRGAKTLSSPSNRPSGETSVPPPPAVGRMYPPRSPKSAAPAPISASCPEPPIGSAVPTSSASIPVTSSVSDPGVGSISPASPKISLAPTDVKELSTKEPGRTLEPQELARIAGKVPGLQNEQKRFQLEELRKFGAQFKLQPSSSPENSLDPFPPRILKEEPKGKEKEVDGLLTSEPMGSPVSSKTESVSDKEDKPPLAPSGGTEGPEQPPPPCPSQTGSPPVGLIKGEDKDEGPVAEQVKKSTLNPNAKEFNPTKPLLSVNKSTSTPTSPGPRTHSTPSIPVLTAGQSGLYSPQYISYIPQIHMGPAVQAPQMYPYPVSNSVPGQQGKYRGAKGSLPPQRSDQHQPASAPPMMQAAAAAGPPLVAATPYSSYIPYNPQQFPGQPAMMQPMAHYPSQPVFAPMLQSNPRMLTSGSHPQAIVSSSTPQYPSAEQPTPQALYATVHQSYPHHATQLHAHQPQPATTPTGSQPQSQHAAPSPVQHQAGQAPHLGSGQPQQNLYHPGALTGTPPSLPPGPSAQSPQSSFPQPAAVYAIHHQQLPHGFTNMAHVTQAHVQTGITAAPPPHPGAPHPPQVMLLHPPQSHGGPPQGAVPQSGVPALSASTPSPYPYIGHPQGEQPGQAPGFPGGADDRILCRVGRSHSRRRQGLAPGSVLCFPPSSLSCDPAAPLPTASPALSDPDCLLT from the exons ATGTTGAAGCCTCAGCCGCTACAACAGccctcccagccccagcagcCGCCCCCCACGCAACAGGCCGTGGCCCGTCGGCCCCCCGGGGGCACCAGCCCTCCCAACGGCGGCCTCCCGGGGCCGCTGGCCACCTCTGCGGCTCCTCCCGGGCCTCCAGCGGCCGCCTCCCCCTGCCTGGGGCCTGTGGCCGCTGCCGGGAGCGGGCTCCGCCGGGGAGCCGAAGGCATCTTGgcgccgcagccgccgccgccgcagcaaCACCAGGAGAGGCCGGGGGCAGCCGCCATCGGCAGCGCCAG ggGACAGAGCACAGGAAAGGGACCCCCACAGTCACCT GTGTTTGAAGGCGTCTACAACAATTCCAGAATGCTGCATTTCCTTACAGCTGTTGTG GGCTCCACTTGTGATGTAAAGGTGAAAAATGGTACCACTTATGAGGGTATCTTCAAGACGCTAAGCTCAAAG TTTGAACTAGCCGTGGATGCTGTGCACCGGAAAGCATCTGAGCCAGCAGGTGGCCCTCGTCGGGAGGACATTGTGGACACCATGGTGTTTAAGCCAAGTGATGTCATGCTTGTTCACTTCCGAAATGTTGACTTCAACTATGCTACTAAAG ACAAGTTCACCGATTCAGCCATTGCCATGAACTCGAAAGTGAATGGGGAACACAAAGAGAAGGTGCTTCAGCGCTGGGAGGGGGGTGACAGCAACAGCGACGACTATGACCTCGAGTCTGACATG tccAATGGATGGGACCCCAATGAAATGTTCAAGTTCAATGAGGAGAACTACGGTGTGAAGACTACCTATGATAGCAGTCTTTCTTCTTATAC GGTGCCCTTAGAAAAGGACAACTCAGAAGAGTTTCGTCAGCGAGAGCTGCGTGCGGCCCAGTTGGCTCGAGAGATTGAATCAAGCCCCCAGTACCGCCTACGGATCGCCATGGAGAACGACGATGGGCGCACTGAAGAGGAGAAGCACAGTGCAGTCCAGCGGCAGGGCTCAGGGCGGGAGAGCCCCAGCTTGGCATCCAG GGAGGGGAAGTATATCCCTCTGCCTCAACGAGTCCGGGAAGGTCCCCGGGGAGGAGTTCGATGCAGCAGCTCTCGGGGCGGTCGGCCTGGCCTTAGCTCTTTGCCACCTCGTGGCCCTCACCATCTGGACAACAGCAGCCCTGGCCCAGGTTCTGAGGCCCGTGGTATCAATGGAG gcCCTTCCCGCATGTCCCCAAAGGCACAACGGCCTCTGAGAGGTGCCAAGACTCTGTCTTCGCCCAGTAATAGGCCTTCTGGAGAAACTTCTGTTCCACCTCCTCCTGCAG TGGGCCGGATGTATCCCCCGCGTTCTCCCAAGTCTGCTGCCCCTGCCCCAATCTCAGCTTCCTGTCCAGAGCCTCCCATCGGCTCGGCAGTGCCAACCTCTTCAGCCTCCATCCCTGTGACCTCATCAGTCTCAGATCCTGGAGTGGGCTCCATTTCTCCAGCTTCTCCAAAGATCTCCCTGGCCCCCACAGATG TAAAAGAACTCTCTACCAAGGAACCTGGGAGAACTCTGGAGCCCCAGGAGCTGGCTCGGATAGCTGGGAAAG TCCCTGGTCTTCAGAATGAACAGAAACGATTCCAACTGGAAGAACTGAGAAAGTTTGGGGCCCAGTTTAAG CTTCAGCCCAGTAGCTCCCCTGAGAACAGCCTGGATCCTTTTCCTCCCCGGATCTTAAAGGAGGAGcccaaaggaaaggagaaagaggttgatgGTCTGTTGACTTCAGAGCCCATGGGGTCTCCCGTCTCCTCCAAGACAGAGTCCGTATCGGATAAGGAGGACAAACCACCCCTGGCACCATCAGGAGGCACTGAGGGGCCAGAGCAGCCCCCACCACCTTGTCCAAGCCAAACTGGCAGCCCCCCGGTGGGCCTCATCAAGGGAGAAGACAAAGATGAGGGCCCTGTTGCTGA ACAAGTAAAGAAATCAACGTTGAACCCTAATGCTAAGGAGTTCAATCCTACAAAGCCTCTGCTGTCTGTG AATAAATCCACCAGTACCCCAACTTCTCCGGGGCCCCGGACTCATTCAACTCCCTCCATCCCGGTGCTGACAGCAGGCCAGAGTGGGCTATACAGCCCCCAGTACATCTCCTACATACCTCAGATCCACATGGGACCAGCTGTGCAG GCACCTCAGATGTATCCATATCCTGTATCCAATTCAGTGCCTGGGCAGCAGGGCAAGTACCGGGGAGCAAAAG gcTCCCTTCCTCCGCAGCGCTCGGACCAACACCAGCCAGCCTCAGCCCCGCCGATGATGCAGGCCGCCGCGGCTGCTGGCCCGCCTCTGGTGGCTGCCACGCCCTATTCTTCCTACATCCCCTACAACCCTCAGCAGTTCCCAGGCCAGCCAGCCATGATGCAGCCCATGGCCCACTACCCCTCACAG CCGGTGTTTGCCCCCATGCTTCAGAGCAACCCACGCATGCTGACGTCGGGCAGCCATCCCCAGGCCATCGTGTCATCCTCTACCCCTCAGTACCCTTCTGCAGAGCAGCCTACCCCCCAAGCCCTTTATG CCACTGTTCACCAGTCCTACCCACACCATGCCACACAGCTCCATGCCCACCAGCCGCAGCCGGCTACCACGCCTACTGGAAGCCAGCCGCAGTCCCAGCATGCGGCCCCCAGTCCTGTCCAG CATCAGGCGGGGCAGGCCCCACACTTGGGCAGTGGACAGCCACAGCAGAATCTGTACCACCCAGGGGCCCTGACAGGCACGCCGCCCTCTCTGCCACCGGGACCTTCTGCCCAGTCCCCTCAGAGCAGCTTCCCCCAGCCAGCCGCTGTGTATGCCATCCACCACCAGCAGCTGCCCCACGGCTtcaccaacatggcccatgttACCCAG gCCCATGTCCAAACTGGAATCACAGCAGCCCCGCCCCCTCACCCTGGGGCTCCCCACCCgccccaggtgatgctgctgcaCCCACCCCAGAGTCATGGGGGGCCCCCCCAAGGCGCGGTGCCCCAGAGTGGGGTGCCTGCACTCTCAGCTTCCACACCCTCACCCTACCCCTACATCGGACACCCCCAAGGTGAGCAGCCTGGCCAGGCGCCTGGATTTCCAGGAGGAGCCGATGACAGGATTC TATGTAGGGTGGGCAGAAGCCACAGTCGCCGCCGCCAGGGGCTTGCTCCTGGCTCTGTCCTTTGCTTCCCTCCGTCCTCGCTCAGTTGTGATCCAGCAGCccccctccccactgcctcccCAGCTCTCAGTGACCCCGACTGTCTCCTGACTTAG
- the ATXN2L gene encoding ataxin-2-like protein isoform 21 (isoform 21 is encoded by transcript variant 27): protein MLKPQPLQQPSQPQQPPPTQQAVARRPPGGTSPPNGGLPGPLATSAAPPGPPAAASPCLGPVAAAGSGLRRGAEGILAPQPPPPQQHQERPGAAAIGSARGQSTGKGPPQSPVFEGVYNNSRMLHFLTAVVGSTCDVKVKNGTTYEGIFKTLSSKFELAVDAVHRKASEPAGGPRREDIVDTMVFKPSDVMLVHFRNVDFNYATKDKFTDSAIAMNSKVNGEHKEKVLQRWEGGDSNSDDYDLESDMSNGWDPNEMFKFNEENYGVKTTYDSSLSSYTVPLEKDNSEEFRQRELRAAQLAREIESSPQYRLRIAMENDDGRTEEEKHSAVQRQGSGRESPSLASREGKYIPLPQRVREGPRGGVRCSSSRGGRPGLSSLPPRGPHHLDNSSPGPGSEARGINGGPSRMSPKAQRPLRGAKTLSSPSNRPSGETSVPPPPAVGRMYPPRSPKSAAPAPISASCPEPPIGSAVPTSSASIPVTSSVSDPGVGSISPASPKISLAPTDVPGLQNEQKRFQLEELRKFGAQFKLQPSSSPENSLDPFPPRILKEEPKGKEKEVDGLLTSEPMGSPVSSKTESVSDKEDKPPLAPSGGTEGPEQPPPPCPSQTGSPPVGLIKGEDKDEGPVAEQVKKSTLNPNAKEFNPTKPLLSVNKSTSTPTSPGPRTHSTPSIPVLTAGQSGLYSPQYISYIPQIHMGPAVQAPQMYPYPVSNSVPGQQGKYRGAKGSLPPQRSDQHQPASAPPMMQAAAAAGPPLVAATPYSSYIPYNPQQFPGQPAMMQPMAHYPSQPVFAPMLQSNPRMLTSGSHPQAIVSSSTPQYPSAEQPTPQALYATVHQSYPHHATQLHAHQPQPATTPTGSQPQSQHAAPSPVQHQAGQAPHLGSGQPQQNLYHPGALTGTPPSLPPGPSAQSPQSSFPQPAAVYAIHHQQLPHGFTNMAHVTQAHVQTGITAAPPPHPGAPHPPQVMLLHPPQSHGGPPQGAVPQSGVPALSASTPSPYPYIGHPQVCRVGRSHSRRRQGLAPGSVLCFPPSSLSCDPAAPLPTASPALSDPDCLLT from the exons ATGTTGAAGCCTCAGCCGCTACAACAGccctcccagccccagcagcCGCCCCCCACGCAACAGGCCGTGGCCCGTCGGCCCCCCGGGGGCACCAGCCCTCCCAACGGCGGCCTCCCGGGGCCGCTGGCCACCTCTGCGGCTCCTCCCGGGCCTCCAGCGGCCGCCTCCCCCTGCCTGGGGCCTGTGGCCGCTGCCGGGAGCGGGCTCCGCCGGGGAGCCGAAGGCATCTTGgcgccgcagccgccgccgccgcagcaaCACCAGGAGAGGCCGGGGGCAGCCGCCATCGGCAGCGCCAG ggGACAGAGCACAGGAAAGGGACCCCCACAGTCACCT GTGTTTGAAGGCGTCTACAACAATTCCAGAATGCTGCATTTCCTTACAGCTGTTGTG GGCTCCACTTGTGATGTAAAGGTGAAAAATGGTACCACTTATGAGGGTATCTTCAAGACGCTAAGCTCAAAG TTTGAACTAGCCGTGGATGCTGTGCACCGGAAAGCATCTGAGCCAGCAGGTGGCCCTCGTCGGGAGGACATTGTGGACACCATGGTGTTTAAGCCAAGTGATGTCATGCTTGTTCACTTCCGAAATGTTGACTTCAACTATGCTACTAAAG ACAAGTTCACCGATTCAGCCATTGCCATGAACTCGAAAGTGAATGGGGAACACAAAGAGAAGGTGCTTCAGCGCTGGGAGGGGGGTGACAGCAACAGCGACGACTATGACCTCGAGTCTGACATG tccAATGGATGGGACCCCAATGAAATGTTCAAGTTCAATGAGGAGAACTACGGTGTGAAGACTACCTATGATAGCAGTCTTTCTTCTTATAC GGTGCCCTTAGAAAAGGACAACTCAGAAGAGTTTCGTCAGCGAGAGCTGCGTGCGGCCCAGTTGGCTCGAGAGATTGAATCAAGCCCCCAGTACCGCCTACGGATCGCCATGGAGAACGACGATGGGCGCACTGAAGAGGAGAAGCACAGTGCAGTCCAGCGGCAGGGCTCAGGGCGGGAGAGCCCCAGCTTGGCATCCAG GGAGGGGAAGTATATCCCTCTGCCTCAACGAGTCCGGGAAGGTCCCCGGGGAGGAGTTCGATGCAGCAGCTCTCGGGGCGGTCGGCCTGGCCTTAGCTCTTTGCCACCTCGTGGCCCTCACCATCTGGACAACAGCAGCCCTGGCCCAGGTTCTGAGGCCCGTGGTATCAATGGAG gcCCTTCCCGCATGTCCCCAAAGGCACAACGGCCTCTGAGAGGTGCCAAGACTCTGTCTTCGCCCAGTAATAGGCCTTCTGGAGAAACTTCTGTTCCACCTCCTCCTGCAG TGGGCCGGATGTATCCCCCGCGTTCTCCCAAGTCTGCTGCCCCTGCCCCAATCTCAGCTTCCTGTCCAGAGCCTCCCATCGGCTCGGCAGTGCCAACCTCTTCAGCCTCCATCCCTGTGACCTCATCAGTCTCAGATCCTGGAGTGGGCTCCATTTCTCCAGCTTCTCCAAAGATCTCCCTGGCCCCCACAGATG TCCCTGGTCTTCAGAATGAACAGAAACGATTCCAACTGGAAGAACTGAGAAAGTTTGGGGCCCAGTTTAAG CTTCAGCCCAGTAGCTCCCCTGAGAACAGCCTGGATCCTTTTCCTCCCCGGATCTTAAAGGAGGAGcccaaaggaaaggagaaagaggttgatgGTCTGTTGACTTCAGAGCCCATGGGGTCTCCCGTCTCCTCCAAGACAGAGTCCGTATCGGATAAGGAGGACAAACCACCCCTGGCACCATCAGGAGGCACTGAGGGGCCAGAGCAGCCCCCACCACCTTGTCCAAGCCAAACTGGCAGCCCCCCGGTGGGCCTCATCAAGGGAGAAGACAAAGATGAGGGCCCTGTTGCTGA ACAAGTAAAGAAATCAACGTTGAACCCTAATGCTAAGGAGTTCAATCCTACAAAGCCTCTGCTGTCTGTG AATAAATCCACCAGTACCCCAACTTCTCCGGGGCCCCGGACTCATTCAACTCCCTCCATCCCGGTGCTGACAGCAGGCCAGAGTGGGCTATACAGCCCCCAGTACATCTCCTACATACCTCAGATCCACATGGGACCAGCTGTGCAG GCACCTCAGATGTATCCATATCCTGTATCCAATTCAGTGCCTGGGCAGCAGGGCAAGTACCGGGGAGCAAAAG gcTCCCTTCCTCCGCAGCGCTCGGACCAACACCAGCCAGCCTCAGCCCCGCCGATGATGCAGGCCGCCGCGGCTGCTGGCCCGCCTCTGGTGGCTGCCACGCCCTATTCTTCCTACATCCCCTACAACCCTCAGCAGTTCCCAGGCCAGCCAGCCATGATGCAGCCCATGGCCCACTACCCCTCACAG CCGGTGTTTGCCCCCATGCTTCAGAGCAACCCACGCATGCTGACGTCGGGCAGCCATCCCCAGGCCATCGTGTCATCCTCTACCCCTCAGTACCCTTCTGCAGAGCAGCCTACCCCCCAAGCCCTTTATG CCACTGTTCACCAGTCCTACCCACACCATGCCACACAGCTCCATGCCCACCAGCCGCAGCCGGCTACCACGCCTACTGGAAGCCAGCCGCAGTCCCAGCATGCGGCCCCCAGTCCTGTCCAG CATCAGGCGGGGCAGGCCCCACACTTGGGCAGTGGACAGCCACAGCAGAATCTGTACCACCCAGGGGCCCTGACAGGCACGCCGCCCTCTCTGCCACCGGGACCTTCTGCCCAGTCCCCTCAGAGCAGCTTCCCCCAGCCAGCCGCTGTGTATGCCATCCACCACCAGCAGCTGCCCCACGGCTtcaccaacatggcccatgttACCCAG gCCCATGTCCAAACTGGAATCACAGCAGCCCCGCCCCCTCACCCTGGGGCTCCCCACCCgccccaggtgatgctgctgcaCCCACCCCAGAGTCATGGGGGGCCCCCCCAAGGCGCGGTGCCCCAGAGTGGGGTGCCTGCACTCTCAGCTTCCACACCCTCACCCTACCCCTACATCGGACACCCCCAAG TATGTAGGGTGGGCAGAAGCCACAGTCGCCGCCGCCAGGGGCTTGCTCCTGGCTCTGTCCTTTGCTTCCCTCCGTCCTCGCTCAGTTGTGATCCAGCAGCccccctccccactgcctcccCAGCTCTCAGTGACCCCGACTGTCTCCTGACTTAG